Proteins encoded by one window of Nicotiana tabacum cultivar K326 chromosome 10, ASM71507v2, whole genome shotgun sequence:
- the LOC107795392 gene encoding uncharacterized protein LOC107795392 produces MASKLLMITVFLLNLIAFGLAIAAERRRSTAKIKEDSENNFSYCIYDSDIATGFGIGAFLFLLASQLIIMLASRCFCCGKALSPGGSRACAVLLFIICWVTFFIAEVCLLAGSVRNAYHTKYRSSYLINDKPLSCETLRKGVFAAGAAFIFFTSIISQFYYVSYSKARGGGMPYAGEPGVGMAAYK; encoded by the exons ATGGCGTCGAAGCTGTTAATGATAACTGTGTTCTTGTTGAATCTAATTGCTTTTGGTTTGGCCATTGCTGCCGAGCGGAGAAGAAGCACT GCAAAAATCAAAGAAGATAGTGAAAACAACTTTAGCTATTGCATCTATGACTCCGACATAGCAACTGGCTTCGGTATTGGTGCCTTCTTATTTCTCTTGGCTAGTCAATTAATTATAATGTTGGCGAGCCGTTGCTTCTGTTGTGGAAAGGCTTTGAGCCCTGGAGGTTCAAGGGCTTGTGCTGTTCTCTTGTTCATCATATGCTG GGTTACATTCTTCATTGCTGAGGTCTGCTTGTTGGCTGGTTCAGTTAGGAATGCTTATCACACCAAGTACCGATCATCATACTTGATTAACGACAAGCCTCTATCTTGTGAAACTCTGAGAAAAGGAGTTTTTGCAGCTGGAGCagctttcattttcttcaccaGCATAATCTCCCAGTTCTACTATGTGTCCTACTCCAAGGCTAGGGGTGGCGGTATGCCATATGCTGGAGAACCCGGTGTAGGCATGGCAGCCTATAAATGA